A DNA window from Aminipila luticellarii contains the following coding sequences:
- a CDS encoding DNA topoisomerase 3 encodes MKLVIAEKPSVAAEIAKVMGADKRGNGFFKGTEYVVSWCVGHLVETVMPEVYDKKYQKWHIMDLPIIPQEWKYQVSAGVQAQFGVVKMLMESDDIDEIICATDAGREGELIFRLVYNQAECTKSFKRLWISSMETKAIRDGFAKLKEGREYDRLYQAALCRLQADWLVGINFSRLFACMANAQINIGRVQTPTVNLIVERQRAIDQFDSKPFYILTAACSHDGMNFTATKRVESKEESEQIVEKCHGKTAQVAAMTQAPVKENPSALYDLTTLQREANKMLGLSAQQTLDATQNLYEKKLVTYPRTDSRYLTADMKDSAGQIVKSLLKAPYLDKQTSSHYDLNHINIERLINDKKVTDHHAIIPTIEAWRASDKLPKNEFHILLLIVYKLLTSAYLPHEYIKTELFLNIEGEEFKATGRQITENGFKEITAQLSELLKSSPKTEEGSSGKGKGKKPKKKTEEKAEEIIPALTEGQTIQRADVTSKEKSTQPPKPYTEDTLLSAMENAMKTLEDEELKKEVAGAGLGTPATRAGIIERIIKTGFVERKGKNLLPTAKAYEVVDLVPEKVKSAVLTAEWEQKLEQIYKGEIESREFIDGIIDFVDEMVESYTEGCVFDERGREIIGKCPRCGKNIYEGKKNYYCEGGKECGFTIWKEDKFFLSKRKPLTRPMVKAFLEKGRIKAVNLYSEKKDTTYSAYIFMEDTGQYVNFKLYFPKNMNF; translated from the coding sequence ATGAAATTAGTAATAGCAGAAAAGCCCAGCGTGGCCGCCGAAATTGCAAAAGTCATGGGTGCGGACAAGCGGGGCAACGGATTTTTTAAAGGAACTGAATATGTAGTATCCTGGTGTGTAGGACATTTGGTGGAGACTGTCATGCCGGAAGTCTATGATAAAAAGTATCAAAAGTGGCATATCATGGACCTTCCCATCATACCGCAGGAATGGAAATATCAAGTGTCTGCAGGCGTGCAGGCACAGTTTGGCGTGGTCAAAATGCTGATGGAGAGCGATGATATTGATGAAATCATATGTGCGACCGATGCGGGGCGAGAAGGAGAGCTGATATTCCGACTGGTATATAATCAGGCGGAATGCACTAAAAGTTTTAAACGGCTCTGGATCAGTTCGATGGAGACGAAAGCCATCCGAGACGGCTTTGCGAAGCTGAAAGAAGGAAGGGAATACGACAGGCTGTATCAGGCAGCTCTTTGCAGGCTTCAGGCAGATTGGCTGGTGGGCATCAACTTTTCCAGGTTGTTTGCCTGTATGGCCAACGCGCAGATCAATATCGGAAGGGTTCAGACGCCTACGGTCAATTTAATTGTGGAGAGGCAAAGAGCCATTGACCAGTTTGACTCAAAACCCTTTTATATTCTTACAGCCGCCTGCAGCCATGACGGCATGAATTTTACAGCGACCAAGCGGGTAGAAAGTAAGGAAGAAAGTGAACAGATTGTAGAAAAGTGCCATGGAAAGACTGCTCAGGTAGCGGCGATGACTCAGGCGCCGGTCAAGGAAAACCCGTCGGCCTTATACGATCTGACCACATTACAGAGGGAAGCTAACAAAATGCTGGGACTGTCCGCACAGCAGACTCTGGATGCAACTCAAAATCTATATGAGAAGAAGCTGGTGACGTATCCGAGAACGGACAGCAGATATCTGACAGCGGATATGAAAGACAGCGCCGGGCAAATCGTAAAGAGCCTGTTAAAAGCACCTTATCTGGACAAACAGACCTCTTCCCATTACGATTTAAACCATATCAATATAGAGCGGCTCATCAATGACAAAAAAGTAACGGATCACCATGCGATCATACCGACGATAGAAGCCTGGAGGGCATCGGATAAGCTTCCGAAAAACGAGTTTCATATCCTGCTTCTGATTGTATATAAGCTGCTGACCTCAGCCTATCTGCCTCATGAATACATAAAGACCGAATTATTCTTAAACATTGAGGGAGAAGAATTTAAGGCCACAGGCAGACAGATCACTGAAAATGGATTTAAGGAAATCACCGCTCAGTTATCCGAGCTTTTAAAGAGCAGTCCGAAAACAGAGGAAGGAAGCAGCGGAAAAGGAAAAGGAAAAAAGCCTAAGAAAAAGACAGAAGAAAAAGCAGAAGAGATCATCCCTGCTTTGACAGAGGGGCAGACCATTCAGCGTGCAGACGTTACTTCAAAGGAAAAGAGCACTCAGCCTCCAAAGCCTTATACGGAGGATACCCTTCTCTCCGCCATGGAAAATGCCATGAAGACCCTTGAGGATGAAGAACTGAAAAAGGAGGTGGCAGGCGCTGGATTAGGAACTCCGGCTACTCGGGCAGGCATTATAGAACGTATCATAAAAACCGGATTTGTAGAGCGAAAAGGGAAAAACCTTCTTCCTACTGCAAAGGCTTATGAAGTGGTGGATTTAGTGCCGGAAAAAGTAAAGAGTGCGGTCCTGACAGCAGAATGGGAACAAAAGCTGGAGCAGATTTATAAGGGAGAAATAGAGAGCAGAGAATTTATAGACGGAATCATTGATTTTGTTGACGAAATGGTAGAAAGCTATACCGAAGGCTGCGTGTTTGATGAGCGTGGACGGGAAATTATCGGCAAATGTCCAAGGTGCGGTAAAAACATTTATGAAGGAAAGAAAAATTATTATTGCGAGGGCGGAAAGGAATGCGGATTTACGATTTGGAAAGAAGATAAGTTCTTCTTGAGCAAGCGAAAACCGCTGACGAGGCCTATGGTAAAAGCTTTTTTGGAAAAAGGCAGGATTAAGGCTGTCAATCTGTATTCGGAAAAGAAAGATACCACCTATTCCGCTTATATATTTATGGAAGATACCGGACAGTATGTGAATTTTAAGCTTTACTTTCCCAAGAATATGAATTTTTAA